In one Dreissena polymorpha isolate Duluth1 chromosome 7, UMN_Dpol_1.0, whole genome shotgun sequence genomic region, the following are encoded:
- the LOC127837431 gene encoding uncharacterized protein LOC127837431 isoform X10, producing the protein MFSLADTVPQDLQGFMFSLADTVPQDLQGFMFSLVDTVPQDLQGFMFSLADTVPQDLQGFMVSLADMVLQDLQGFMVSLADTVLQDLQGFMVSLADMVPQDLQGFMFSLADTVPQDLQGFLVSLEDTVLQDLQGLMFSLADMVPQDLKGFLVSLADRVLQDLQGFMVSLADTVPQDLQGFMVSLADTVPQDLQGFMFSLVDMVPQDLQGFMVSLADTVPQDLQGFMFSLVDMVPQDLQGFMFSLADTVPQDLQGFMVSLADTVPQDLQGFMFSLVDMVPQDLQGFMVSLADTVPQDLQGFMFSLVDMVPQDLQGFMVSLADTVPQDLQGFLVSLADTVPQDLQGFMVSLADMVPQDLQGFMVSLADTVPQDLQGFLVSLADTVPQDLQGFMVSLADTVLQDLQGFLVSLADTVPQDLQGFLVSLADTVPQDLQGFMVSLADMVLLDLQGFMVSLADTVPQDLQGFMVSLADMVPQDLQGFLVSLADTVPQDLQGFMVSLADMVLLDLQGFMVSLADTVPQDLQGFMVSLADMVPQDLQGFMVSQADTVPQDLTAGMCRLNRSYHGCIWLIT; encoded by the exons ATGTTCTCACTAGCGGACACGGTACCTCAAGACCTGCAAGGTTTCATGTTCTCACTAGCGGACACGGTACCTCAAGACCTGCAAGGTTTCATGTTCTCACTAGTGGACACGGTACCTCAAGACCTGCAAGGTTTCATGTTCTCACTAGCGGACACGGTACCTCAAGAcctgcaaggtttcatggtctcactaGCGGACATGGTACTTCAAGAcctgcaaggtttcatggtctcactGGCGGACACGGTACTTCAAGAcctgcaaggtttcatggtctcactaGCAGACATGGTACCTCAAGACCTGCAAGGTTTCATGTTCTCACTAGCGGACACGGTACCTCAAGACCTGCAAGGTTTCCTGGTCTCCCTGGAGGACACGGTACTTCAAGACCTGCAAGGTTTAATGTTCTCACTAGCGGACATGGTACCTCAAGACCTGAAAGGTTTCCTGGTCTCACTGGCGGACAGGGTACTTCAAGAcctgcaaggtttcatggtctcactaGCAGACACTGTACCTCAAGACCTGCAAG gtttcatggtctcactaGCAGACACTGTACCTCAAGACCTGCAAGGTTTCATGTTCTCACTAGTGGACATGGTACCTCAAGAcctgcaaggtttcatggtctcactaGCGGACACGGTACCTCAAGACCTGCAAGGTTTCATGTTCTCACTAGTGGACATGGTACCTCAAGAcctgcaag GTTTCATGTTCTCACTAGCGGACACGGTACCTCAAGAcctgcaaggtttcatggtctcactaGCGGACACGGTACCTCAAGACCTGCAAGGTTTCATGTTCTCACTAGTGGACATGGTACCTCAAGAcctgcaaggtttcatggtctcactaGCGGACACGGTACCTCAAGACCTGCAAGGTTTCATGTTCTCACTAGTGGACATGGTACCTCAAGAcctgcaaggtttcatggtctcactaGCAGACACGGTACCTCAAGACCTgcaaggtttcctggtctcaCTGGCGGACACGGTACCTCAAGAcctgcaag gtttcatggtctcactaGCGGACATGGTACCTCAAGAcctgcaag gtttcatggtctcactaGCGGACACAGTACCTCAAGAcctgcaag GTTTCCTGGTCTCACTAGCGGACACAGTACCTCAAGACCTGCAAGGTTTCATGGTTTCACTAGCGGACACAGTACTTCAAGACCTgcaaggtttcctggtctcaCTAGCAGACACAGTACCTCAAGACCTgcaaggtttcctggtctcaCTGGCGGACACGGTACCTCAAGAcctgcaaggtttcatggtctcactaGCGGACATGGTACTTTTAGAcctgcaaggtttcatggtctcactGGCGGACACAGTACCTCAAGAcctgcaaggtttcatggtctcgcTAGCGGACATGGTACCTCAAGACCTgcaaggtttcctggtctcaCTGGCGGACACAGTACCTCAAGACCTgcaag gtttcatggtctcactaGCGGACATGGTACTTTTAGAcctgcaaggtttcatggtctcactGGCGGACACAGTACCTCAAGAcctgcaaggtttcatggtctcgcTAGCGGACATGGTACCTCAAGAcctgcaaggtttcatggtctcacaaGCCGACACGGTACCTCAAGACCTAACTGCGGGAATGTGTAGGCTGAACAGGAGCTACCATGGTTGCATATGGCTTATAACATGA
- the LOC127837431 gene encoding uncharacterized protein LOC127837431 isoform X50: protein MFSLADTVPQDLQGFMFSLADTVPQDLQGFMFSLVDTVPQDLQGFMFSLADTVPQDLQGFMVSLADMVLQDLQGFMVSLADTVLQDLQGFMVSLADMVPQDLQGFMFSLADTVPQDLQGFLVSLEDTVLQDLQGLMFSLADMVPQDLKGFLVSLADRVLQDLQGFMVSLADTVPQDLQGFMVSLADTVPQDLQGFMFSLVDMVPQDLQGFMVSLADTVPQDLQGFMFSLVDMVPQDLQGFMFSLADTVPQDLQGFMVSLADTVPQDLQGFMFSLVDMVPQDLQGFMVSLADTVPQDLQGFMFSLVDMVPQDLQGFMVSLADTVPQDLQGFMVSLADTVPQDQQGFLVSLADTVPQDLQGFMVSLADMVPQDLQGFLVSLADTVPQDLQGFMVSLADMVPQDLQGFLVSLADTVPQDLQGFMVSLADMVLLDLQGFMVSLADTVPQDLQGFMVSLADMVPQDLQGFMVSQADTVPQDLTAGMCRLNRSYHGCIWLIT, encoded by the exons ATGTTCTCACTAGCGGACACGGTACCTCAAGACCTGCAAGGTTTCATGTTCTCACTAGCGGACACGGTACCTCAAGACCTGCAAGGTTTCATGTTCTCACTAGTGGACACGGTACCTCAAGACCTGCAAGGTTTCATGTTCTCACTAGCGGACACGGTACCTCAAGAcctgcaaggtttcatggtctcactaGCGGACATGGTACTTCAAGAcctgcaaggtttcatggtctcactGGCGGACACGGTACTTCAAGAcctgcaaggtttcatggtctcactaGCAGACATGGTACCTCAAGACCTGCAAGGTTTCATGTTCTCACTAGCGGACACGGTACCTCAAGACCTGCAAGGTTTCCTGGTCTCCCTGGAGGACACGGTACTTCAAGACCTGCAAGGTTTAATGTTCTCACTAGCGGACATGGTACCTCAAGACCTGAAAGGTTTCCTGGTCTCACTGGCGGACAGGGTACTTCAAGAcctgcaaggtttcatggtctcactaGCAGACACTGTACCTCAAGACCTGCAAG gtttcatggtctcactaGCAGACACTGTACCTCAAGACCTGCAAGGTTTCATGTTCTCACTAGTGGACATGGTACCTCAAGAcctgcaaggtttcatggtctcactaGCGGACACGGTACCTCAAGACCTGCAAGGTTTCATGTTCTCACTAGTGGACATGGTACCTCAAGAcctgcaag GTTTCATGTTCTCACTAGCGGACACGGTACCTCAAGAcctgcaaggtttcatggtctcactaGCGGACACGGTACCTCAAGACCTGCAAGGTTTCATGTTCTCACTAGTGGACATGGTACCTCAAGAcctgcaaggtttcatggtctcactaGCGGACACGGTACCTCAAGACCTGCAAGGTTTCATGTTCTCACTAGTGGACATGGTACCTCAAGAcctgcaaggtttcatggtctcactaGCAGACACGGTACCTCAAGACCTgcaag gtttcatggtctcactaGCGGACACAGTACCTCAAGACCAgcaaggtttcctggtctcaCTGGCGGACACAGTACCTCAAGAcctgcaaggtttcatggtctcactaGCGGACATGGTACCTCAAGAcctgcaag gtttcctggtctcaCTGGCGGACACGGTACCTCAAGAcctgcaag gtttcatggtctcgcTAGCGGACATGGTACCTCAAGACCTgcaaggtttcctggtctcaCTGGCGGACACAGTACCTCAAGACCTgcaag gtttcatggtctcactaGCGGACATGGTACTTTTAGAcctgcaaggtttcatggtctcactGGCGGACACAGTACCTCAAGAcctgcaaggtttcatggtctcgcTAGCGGACATGGTACCTCAAGAcctgcaaggtttcatggtctcacaaGCCGACACGGTACCTCAAGACCTAACTGCGGGAATGTGTAGGCTGAACAGGAGCTACCATGGTTGCATATGGCTTATAACATGA
- the LOC127837431 gene encoding uncharacterized protein LOC127837431 isoform X30 — translation MFSLADTVPQDLQGFMFSLADTVPQDLQGFMFSLVDTVPQDLQGFMFSLADTVPQDLQGFMVSLADMVLQDLQGFMVSLADTVLQDLQGFMVSLADMVPQDLQGFMFSLADTVPQDLQGFLVSLEDTVLQDLQGLMFSLADMVPQDLKGFLVSLADRVLQDLQGFMVSLADTVPQDLQGFMVSLADTVPQDLQGFMFSLVDMVPQDLQGFMVSLADTVPQDLQGFMFSLVDMVPQDLQGFMFSLADTVPQDLQGFMVSLADTVPQDLQGFMVSLADMVPQDLQGFLVSLADTVPQDLQGFMVSLADTVPQDLQGFMVSLADMVPQDLRGFLVSLADTVPQDLQGFMVSLADTVLQDLQGFLVSLADTVPQDLQGFLVSLADTVPQDLQGFMVSLADMVLLDLQGFMVSLADTVPQDLQGFMVSLADMVPQDLQGFLVSLADTVPQDLQGFMVSLADMVLLDLQGFMVSLADTVPQDLQGFMVSLADMVPQDLQGFMVSQADTVPQDLTAGMCRLNRSYHGCIWLIT, via the exons ATGTTCTCACTAGCGGACACGGTACCTCAAGACCTGCAAGGTTTCATGTTCTCACTAGCGGACACGGTACCTCAAGACCTGCAAGGTTTCATGTTCTCACTAGTGGACACGGTACCTCAAGACCTGCAAGGTTTCATGTTCTCACTAGCGGACACGGTACCTCAAGAcctgcaaggtttcatggtctcactaGCGGACATGGTACTTCAAGAcctgcaaggtttcatggtctcactGGCGGACACGGTACTTCAAGAcctgcaaggtttcatggtctcactaGCAGACATGGTACCTCAAGACCTGCAAGGTTTCATGTTCTCACTAGCGGACACGGTACCTCAAGACCTGCAAGGTTTCCTGGTCTCCCTGGAGGACACGGTACTTCAAGACCTGCAAGGTTTAATGTTCTCACTAGCGGACATGGTACCTCAAGACCTGAAAGGTTTCCTGGTCTCACTGGCGGACAGGGTACTTCAAGAcctgcaaggtttcatggtctcactaGCAGACACTGTACCTCAAGACCTGCAAG gtttcatggtctcactaGCAGACACTGTACCTCAAGACCTGCAAGGTTTCATGTTCTCACTAGTGGACATGGTACCTCAAGAcctgcaaggtttcatggtctcactaGCGGACACGGTACCTCAAGACCTGCAAGGTTTCATGTTCTCACTAGTGGACATGGTACCTCAAGAcctgcaag GTTTCATGTTCTCACTAGCGGACACGGTACCTCAAGAcctgcaaggtttcatggtctcactaGCGGACACGGTACCTCAAGACCTGCAAG gtttcatggtctcactaGCGGACATGGTACCTCAAGAcctgcaag gtttcctggtctcaCTAGCAGACACAGTACCTCAAGAcctgcaaggtttcatggtctcactaGCGGACACAGTACCTCAAGAcctgcaaggtttcatggtctcgcTAGCGGACATGGTACCTCAAGACCTGCGAGGTTTCCTGGTCTCACTAGCGGACACAGTACCTCAAGACCTGCAAGGTTTCATGGTTTCACTAGCGGACACAGTACTTCAAGACCTgcaaggtttcctggtctcaCTAGCAGACACAGTACCTCAAGACCTgcaaggtttcctggtctcaCTGGCGGACACGGTACCTCAAGAcctgcaaggtttcatggtctcactaGCGGACATGGTACTTTTAGAcctgcaaggtttcatggtctcactGGCGGACACAGTACCTCAAGAcctgcaaggtttcatggtctcgcTAGCGGACATGGTACCTCAAGACCTgcaaggtttcctggtctcaCTGGCGGACACAGTACCTCAAGACCTgcaag gtttcatggtctcactaGCGGACATGGTACTTTTAGAcctgcaaggtttcatggtctcactGGCGGACACAGTACCTCAAGAcctgcaaggtttcatggtctcgcTAGCGGACATGGTACCTCAAGAcctgcaaggtttcatggtctcacaaGCCGACACGGTACCTCAAGACCTAACTGCGGGAATGTGTAGGCTGAACAGGAGCTACCATGGTTGCATATGGCTTATAACATGA
- the LOC127837431 gene encoding uncharacterized protein LOC127837431 isoform X48, with protein sequence MFSLADTVPQDLQGFMFSLADTVPQDLQGFMFSLVDTVPQDLQGFMFSLADTVPQDLQGFMVSLADMVLQDLQGFMVSLADTVLQDLQGFMVSLADMVPQDLQGFMFSLADTVPQDLQGFLVSLEDTVLQDLQGLMFSLADMVPQDLKGFLVSLADRVLQDLQGFMVSLADTVPQDLQGFMVSLADTVPQDLQGFMFSLVDMVPQDLQGFMVSLADTVPQDLQGFMFSLVDMVPQDLQGFMFSLADTVPQDLQGFMVSLADTVPQDLQGFMFSLVDMVPQDLQGFMVSLADTVPQDLQGFMFSLVDMVPQDLQGFMVSLADTVPQDLQGFLVSLADTVPQDLQGFMVSLADMVPQDLQGFMVSLADTVPQDLQGFMVSLADTVPQDLQGFMVSLADMVPQDLQGFLVSLADTVPQDLQGFMVSLADMVLLDLQGFMVSLADTVPQDLQGFMVSLADMVPQDLQGFMVSQADTVPQDLTAGMCRLNRSYHGCIWLIT encoded by the exons ATGTTCTCACTAGCGGACACGGTACCTCAAGACCTGCAAGGTTTCATGTTCTCACTAGCGGACACGGTACCTCAAGACCTGCAAGGTTTCATGTTCTCACTAGTGGACACGGTACCTCAAGACCTGCAAGGTTTCATGTTCTCACTAGCGGACACGGTACCTCAAGAcctgcaaggtttcatggtctcactaGCGGACATGGTACTTCAAGAcctgcaaggtttcatggtctcactGGCGGACACGGTACTTCAAGAcctgcaaggtttcatggtctcactaGCAGACATGGTACCTCAAGACCTGCAAGGTTTCATGTTCTCACTAGCGGACACGGTACCTCAAGACCTGCAAGGTTTCCTGGTCTCCCTGGAGGACACGGTACTTCAAGACCTGCAAGGTTTAATGTTCTCACTAGCGGACATGGTACCTCAAGACCTGAAAGGTTTCCTGGTCTCACTGGCGGACAGGGTACTTCAAGAcctgcaaggtttcatggtctcactaGCAGACACTGTACCTCAAGACCTGCAAG gtttcatggtctcactaGCAGACACTGTACCTCAAGACCTGCAAGGTTTCATGTTCTCACTAGTGGACATGGTACCTCAAGAcctgcaaggtttcatggtctcactaGCGGACACGGTACCTCAAGACCTGCAAGGTTTCATGTTCTCACTAGTGGACATGGTACCTCAAGAcctgcaag GTTTCATGTTCTCACTAGCGGACACGGTACCTCAAGAcctgcaaggtttcatggtctcactaGCGGACACGGTACCTCAAGACCTGCAAGGTTTCATGTTCTCACTAGTGGACATGGTACCTCAAGAcctgcaaggtttcatggtctcactaGCGGACACGGTACCTCAAGACCTGCAAGGTTTCATGTTCTCACTAGTGGACATGGTACCTCAAGAcctgcaaggtttcatggtctcactaGCAGACACGGTACCTCAAGACCTgcaaggtttcctggtctcaCTGGCGGACACGGTACCTCAAGAcctgcaag gtttcatggtctcactaGCGGACATGGTACCTCAAGAcctgcaag gtttcatggtctcactaGCGGACACAGTACCTCAAGAcctgcaag gtttcatggtctcactGGCGGACACAGTACCTCAAGAcctgcaaggtttcatggtctcgcTAGCGGACATGGTACCTCAAGACCTgcaaggtttcctggtctcaCTGGCGGACACAGTACCTCAAGACCTgcaag gtttcatggtctcactaGCGGACATGGTACTTTTAGAcctgcaaggtttcatggtctcactGGCGGACACAGTACCTCAAGAcctgcaaggtttcatggtctcgcTAGCGGACATGGTACCTCAAGAcctgcaaggtttcatggtctcacaaGCCGACACGGTACCTCAAGACCTAACTGCGGGAATGTGTAGGCTGAACAGGAGCTACCATGGTTGCATATGGCTTATAACATGA
- the LOC127837431 gene encoding uncharacterized protein LOC127837431 isoform X28, whose translation MFSLADTVPQDLQGFMFSLADTVPQDLQGFMFSLVDTVPQDLQGFMFSLADTVPQDLQGFMVSLADMVLQDLQGFMVSLADTVLQDLQGFMVSLADMVPQDLQGFMFSLADTVPQDLQGFLVSLEDTVLQDLQGLMFSLADMVPQDLKGFLVSLADRVLQDLQGFMVSLADTVPQDLQGFMVSLADTVPQDLQGFMFSLVDMVPQDLQGFMVSLADTVPQDLQGFMFSLVDMVPQDLQGFMFSLADTVPQDLQGFMVSLADTVPQDLQGFMFSLVDMVPQDLQGFMVSLADMVPQDLQGFMVSLADTVPQDLQGFMVSLADMVPQDLRGFLVSLADTVPQDLQGFMVSLADTVLQDLQGFLVSLADTVPQDLQGFLVSLADTVPQDLQGFMVSLADMVLLDLQGFMVSLADTVPQDLQGFMVSLADMVPQDLQGFLVSLADTVPQDLQGFMVSLADMVLLDLQGFMVSLADTVPQDLQGFMVSLADMVPQDLQGFMVSQADTVPQDLTAGMCRLNRSYHGCIWLIT comes from the exons ATGTTCTCACTAGCGGACACGGTACCTCAAGACCTGCAAGGTTTCATGTTCTCACTAGCGGACACGGTACCTCAAGACCTGCAAGGTTTCATGTTCTCACTAGTGGACACGGTACCTCAAGACCTGCAAGGTTTCATGTTCTCACTAGCGGACACGGTACCTCAAGAcctgcaaggtttcatggtctcactaGCGGACATGGTACTTCAAGAcctgcaaggtttcatggtctcactGGCGGACACGGTACTTCAAGAcctgcaaggtttcatggtctcactaGCAGACATGGTACCTCAAGACCTGCAAGGTTTCATGTTCTCACTAGCGGACACGGTACCTCAAGACCTGCAAGGTTTCCTGGTCTCCCTGGAGGACACGGTACTTCAAGACCTGCAAGGTTTAATGTTCTCACTAGCGGACATGGTACCTCAAGACCTGAAAGGTTTCCTGGTCTCACTGGCGGACAGGGTACTTCAAGAcctgcaaggtttcatggtctcactaGCAGACACTGTACCTCAAGACCTGCAAG gtttcatggtctcactaGCAGACACTGTACCTCAAGACCTGCAAGGTTTCATGTTCTCACTAGTGGACATGGTACCTCAAGAcctgcaaggtttcatggtctcactaGCGGACACGGTACCTCAAGACCTGCAAGGTTTCATGTTCTCACTAGTGGACATGGTACCTCAAGAcctgcaag GTTTCATGTTCTCACTAGCGGACACGGTACCTCAAGAcctgcaaggtttcatggtctcactaGCGGACACGGTACCTCAAGACCTGCAAGGTTTCATGTTCTCACTAGTGGACATGGTACCTCAAGAcctgcaag gtttcatggtctcactaGCGGACATGGTACCTCAAGAcctgcaag gtttcatggtctcactaGCGGACACAGTACCTCAAGAcctgcaaggtttcatggtctcgcTAGCGGACATGGTACCTCAAGACCTGCGAGGTTTCCTGGTCTCACTAGCGGACACAGTACCTCAAGACCTGCAAGGTTTCATGGTTTCACTAGCGGACACAGTACTTCAAGACCTgcaaggtttcctggtctcaCTAGCAGACACAGTACCTCAAGACCTgcaaggtttcctggtctcaCTGGCGGACACGGTACCTCAAGAcctgcaaggtttcatggtctcactaGCGGACATGGTACTTTTAGAcctgcaaggtttcatggtctcactGGCGGACACAGTACCTCAAGAcctgcaaggtttcatggtctcgcTAGCGGACATGGTACCTCAAGACCTgcaaggtttcctggtctcaCTGGCGGACACAGTACCTCAAGACCTgcaag gtttcatggtctcactaGCGGACATGGTACTTTTAGAcctgcaaggtttcatggtctcactGGCGGACACAGTACCTCAAGAcctgcaaggtttcatggtctcgcTAGCGGACATGGTACCTCAAGAcctgcaaggtttcatggtctcacaaGCCGACACGGTACCTCAAGACCTAACTGCGGGAATGTGTAGGCTGAACAGGAGCTACCATGGTTGCATATGGCTTATAACATGA
- the LOC127837431 gene encoding uncharacterized protein LOC127837431 isoform X46: protein MFSLADTVPQDLQGFMFSLADTVPQDLQGFMFSLVDTVPQDLQGFMFSLADTVPQDLQGFMVSLADMVLQDLQGFMVSLADTVLQDLQGFMVSLADMVPQDLQGFMFSLADTVPQDLQGFLVSLEDTVLQDLQGLMFSLADMVPQDLKGFLVSLADRVLQDLQGFMVSLADTVPQDLQGFMVSLADTVPQDLQGFMFSLVDMVPQDLQGFMVSLADTVPQDLQGFMFSLVDMVPQDLQGFMFSLADTVPQDLQGFMVSLADTVPQDLQGFMFSLVDMVPQDLQGFMVSLADTVPQDLQGFMFSLVDMVPQDLQGFMVSLADTVPQDLQGFMVSLADTVPQDQQGFLVSLADTVPQDLQGFMVSLADMVPQDLQGFMVSLADTVLQDLQGFLVSLADTVPQDLQGFMVSLADMVPQDLQGFMVSLADTVPQDLQGFLVSLADTVPQDLQGFMVSLADTVPQDLQGFMVSLADMVPQDLQGFMVSQADTVPQDLTAGMCRLNRSYHGCIWLIT from the exons ATGTTCTCACTAGCGGACACGGTACCTCAAGACCTGCAAGGTTTCATGTTCTCACTAGCGGACACGGTACCTCAAGACCTGCAAGGTTTCATGTTCTCACTAGTGGACACGGTACCTCAAGACCTGCAAGGTTTCATGTTCTCACTAGCGGACACGGTACCTCAAGAcctgcaaggtttcatggtctcactaGCGGACATGGTACTTCAAGAcctgcaaggtttcatggtctcactGGCGGACACGGTACTTCAAGAcctgcaaggtttcatggtctcactaGCAGACATGGTACCTCAAGACCTGCAAGGTTTCATGTTCTCACTAGCGGACACGGTACCTCAAGACCTGCAAGGTTTCCTGGTCTCCCTGGAGGACACGGTACTTCAAGACCTGCAAGGTTTAATGTTCTCACTAGCGGACATGGTACCTCAAGACCTGAAAGGTTTCCTGGTCTCACTGGCGGACAGGGTACTTCAAGAcctgcaaggtttcatggtctcactaGCAGACACTGTACCTCAAGACCTGCAAG gtttcatggtctcactaGCAGACACTGTACCTCAAGACCTGCAAGGTTTCATGTTCTCACTAGTGGACATGGTACCTCAAGAcctgcaaggtttcatggtctcactaGCGGACACGGTACCTCAAGACCTGCAAGGTTTCATGTTCTCACTAGTGGACATGGTACCTCAAGAcctgcaag GTTTCATGTTCTCACTAGCGGACACGGTACCTCAAGAcctgcaaggtttcatggtctcactaGCGGACACGGTACCTCAAGACCTGCAAGGTTTCATGTTCTCACTAGTGGACATGGTACCTCAAGAcctgcaaggtttcatggtctcactaGCGGACACGGTACCTCAAGACCTGCAAGGTTTCATGTTCTCACTAGTGGACATGGTACCTCAAGAcctgcaaggtttcatggtctcactaGCAGACACGGTACCTCAAGACCTgcaag gtttcatggtctcactaGCGGACACAGTACCTCAAGACCAgcaaggtttcctggtctcaCTGGCGGACACAGTACCTCAAGAcctgcaaggtttcatggtctcactaGCGGACATGGTACCTCAAGAcctgcaag GTTTCATGGTTTCACTAGCGGACACAGTACTTCAAGACCTgcaag gtttcctggtctcaCTGGCGGACACGGTACCTCAAGAcctgcaag gtttcatggtctcgcTAGCGGACATGGTACCTCAAGACCTgcaag gtttcatggtctcactaGCAGACACAGTACCTCAAGACCTgcaaggtttcctggtctcaCTAGCAGACACAGTACCTCAAGAcctgcaag gtttcatggtctcactGGCGGACACAGTACCTCAAGAcctgcaaggtttcatggtctcgcTAGCGGACATGGTACCTCAAGAcctgcaaggtttcatggtctcacaaGCCGACACGGTACCTCAAGACCTAACTGCGGGAATGTGTAGGCTGAACAGGAGCTACCATGGTTGCATATGGCTTATAACATGA